The nucleotide window CGGAGAATATAATAAATTAATAATTCTAAAAAGAAGCTGATACCTTTTTCCAAAGGCCATTTTTTGTTAGATGCCAAATAATTCTTCTAAATTTTCCTGATGGCATAAAAAGAATGTCTTCTACTTTACTAAACCCTACAAACCCAAATCTTGGATTAATATAGGGATTTGCCGTGAATAAATATGTGTTATACCCCATTTCCAGAAGAATTTCACTTAAAATTGGGACTCTAGAGTTTAGCTTAACATTTAGGTCCTTTTTTGTCTTAGTTTCATGAGCTCCATGAA belongs to Pyrococcus abyssi GE5 and includes:
- a CDS encoding sulfatase-like hydrolase/transferase, which encodes MTEYPNVIFIVIDTLRKDYAKPLEGELKKLGFISYENVIAPASWTTPSHASIFTGLYPALHGAHETKTKKDLNVKLNSRVPILSEILLEMGYNTYLFTANPYINPRFGFVGFSKVEDILFMPSGKFRRIIWHLTKNGLWKKVSASF